A DNA window from Deltaproteobacteria bacterium contains the following coding sequences:
- a CDS encoding type II toxin-antitoxin system RelE/ParE family toxin — MIVSFRHGGLEELFHYGRSKRINQNLKKRICYLLDMLAAATKPEDMQSTPGIHLHRLKGARKNQWSVAVNGPWRITFEFKDGHIHQVDLEQYH, encoded by the coding sequence ATGATCGTTTCGTTCAGGCATGGGGGATTGGAGGAATTGTTTCATTATGGCCGCTCGAAACGGATCAATCAGAACCTGAAGAAAAGAATCTGTTATCTGCTGGATATGCTCGCGGCCGCAACAAAACCGGAGGATATGCAGTCAACTCCGGGGATTCACTTGCACCGCCTGAAAGGGGCGCGAAAAAATCAGTGGTCTGTCGCCGTCAATGGACCGTGGAGAATAACATTTGAATTCAAAGACGGACATATCCATCAGGTCGATTTGGAGCAGTACCATTAA
- a CDS encoding ATP-binding protein: protein MKRHLYQYLLNWKASDQRKPLLLKGARQVGKTYLLTAFGQKEFPHYHHFDFTKDKKLGAVFADSLDPLEIIRRLEIKYDLKIDADRDLIILDEIQECPRAITALKYFCDDFNNSTVIGSGSFLGLTLSPDAYPVGKVKTVTLYPMSFFEFLEGLEKTNLLGEIIRGIPKSNISKTVHEKAWEYLKYFLITGGLPEIVQTFKDHADSLPQALHKVRELQSEILDNYTSDIAKHCGKTNAIKINAVFNNVPLQLARENKTSQKFMFKDVLPTRSNYEHLEDPIEWLIKAGLIYKTPICKRAESPLKAYTDHNKFKLFLFDVGLLGAMVGLEPKHILDYDYGGYKGYFAENYVVGELASALHPSLFSWQEGTSEIEFLVEIGGQIIPIEVKAGINKKAKSLRVFLERYHPRHSFLISGNPVELKKTGLSCLPHYATALLDRLV, encoded by the coding sequence ATGAAAAGACACCTTTACCAATACCTCTTGAATTGGAAGGCCTCGGACCAACGGAAACCTCTTTTACTCAAGGGCGCGCGGCAGGTGGGCAAGACCTATCTCCTCACCGCCTTTGGCCAAAAAGAATTTCCCCATTACCACCACTTCGATTTTACCAAAGACAAAAAGTTGGGCGCTGTATTTGCGGACAGCCTCGACCCGCTTGAAATTATCCGGCGGTTGGAAATCAAATACGATCTCAAGATCGACGCGGATCGGGACTTGATTATCCTTGACGAGATTCAGGAATGTCCCCGCGCCATCACGGCGCTTAAATATTTCTGTGATGATTTTAATAATTCCACCGTCATTGGTTCCGGTTCTTTTTTGGGACTGACCCTCTCCCCGGACGCCTACCCTGTGGGTAAAGTAAAAACAGTGACGCTCTACCCCATGAGTTTTTTTGAATTTTTGGAGGGATTGGAAAAAACAAACCTGCTGGGCGAGATCATCCGCGGGATTCCCAAAAGCAACATCTCAAAAACCGTTCATGAAAAAGCATGGGAATACCTGAAATATTTTCTGATCACGGGCGGACTGCCCGAGATCGTACAAACCTTCAAGGATCATGCAGACAGTCTGCCGCAGGCCCTCCATAAGGTGCGCGAACTGCAATCGGAAATCCTCGACAATTACACAAGCGACATCGCCAAACACTGCGGCAAAACAAATGCAATCAAGATAAACGCCGTGTTCAATAACGTACCCCTGCAACTGGCCAGAGAAAACAAAACCAGTCAAAAATTTATGTTCAAGGATGTTTTGCCGACACGCTCAAACTACGAACACCTTGAGGATCCCATTGAGTGGTTGATCAAGGCGGGGCTCATTTACAAAACCCCCATCTGCAAACGGGCGGAGTCTCCCCTCAAGGCCTATACGGATCACAACAAATTCAAGTTGTTTTTATTCGACGTGGGATTGTTGGGAGCGATGGTTGGTTTGGAACCAAAACATATTTTGGACTATGATTACGGCGGTTACAAAGGATATTTTGCGGAAAACTATGTGGTGGGTGAATTGGCGTCCGCGTTGCATCCATCACTCTTCAGCTGGCAAGAGGGGACAAGCGAAATTGAATTCCTGGTGGAAATAGGGGGTCAGATTATCCCCATCGAGGTCAAAGCAGGGATTAATAAAAAAGCAAAAAGCCTGCGCGTCTTTCTGGAGCGCTACCATCCCAGACACAGTTTTTTGATCTCGGGAAATCCTGTGGAGCTCAAAAAGACAGGGCTATCCTGCCTGCCGCATTATGCCACTGCTTTGCTGGATCGGCTTGTCTAG
- a CDS encoding type II toxin-antitoxin system VapC family toxin, producing the protein MAIKWFIAGENGKEEALRVLDAVKESPRDFAVPELFFNEMLSVFCRLLDSQQEISDYMETLQEFGMMRIGNGRECLALAIEMAKKYGLSGYDAIYASNAKLVGGVWLTADKKAHQKISSLNISRCLEF; encoded by the coding sequence GTGGCCATCAAGTGGTTTATTGCCGGTGAAAATGGCAAAGAAGAGGCCCTCCGCGTTTTGGATGCAGTCAAGGAGTCTCCTCGAGATTTTGCGGTTCCTGAACTTTTTTTTAATGAAATGCTATCGGTATTTTGCCGCCTGCTTGATTCGCAACAAGAGATTAGCGACTATATGGAGACCCTTCAAGAATTTGGAATGATGCGGATCGGAAATGGAAGAGAGTGTTTGGCACTGGCCATTGAGATGGCCAAAAAATATGGTTTGAGCGGGTACGACGCCATCTATGCCTCCAATGCCAAACTGGTCGGTGGCGTTTGGCTTACTGCCGACAAAAAGGCCCACCAGAAAATTTCCTCCCTCAATATCTCAAGATGTCTGGAGTTTTAA
- a CDS encoding type II toxin-antitoxin system Phd/YefM family antitoxin yields the protein MQKTNALKIRQNLGAMLKRLKKTGEPILLEKNREPAAVIISLEDYQKRFADYDADRKREAAVEKIKQANIKLPPGKTSLDLIREIRS from the coding sequence ATGCAAAAAACAAACGCCTTAAAGATCAGGCAAAACCTGGGGGCTATGCTCAAGAGGCTTAAAAAGACCGGAGAGCCAATCCTTCTGGAAAAAAACAGGGAGCCGGCGGCTGTCATTATCAGCCTGGAGGATTACCAAAAAAGGTTCGCCGATTACGATGCCGACAGAAAAAGAGAGGCCGCGGTTGAAAAAATCAAACAGGCCAATATTAAATTGCCCCCTGGTAAGACCTCTCTTGATCTGATCCGTGAAATCCGGTCATGA
- a CDS encoding tetratricopeptide repeat protein, protein MSFLYFLFLSFFFSCGGDSGLKESSPPELMDESATGSSPARSSRPGKPHPLTWEDSFKEIFREPYEKKEDGSLLTLKLQNREPFAVQNFDSFVIELGVRLAEAKAPFKAVFLEATGSEQSIFKARFYLSDVLEYKKGEISQPELLRRFQVEVVETVESLKTKVKAARKEGQNQSAEEALVKWTALEPHSILAWSLLGNVTRDEKKYFDAISAYKKVVEMEPNSPFALRNLAVANERIGAFDDSIEFYKKALEGDPQNALLMQQLADVYRKDGDHNGALAWIGKARAIKDSADLWIVEGNVQRDMKKPAKAREAYLKAQKMNPADNRILFNLLLVDLDTKNFAEAKKKYAELKTKAPALAAELGGVYVFEESNE, encoded by the coding sequence GTGTCTTTTCTGTATTTCCTCTTTTTGTCCTTCTTTTTTTCGTGTGGCGGCGATTCAGGTTTAAAAGAATCCTCTCCACCCGAATTGATGGATGAATCAGCTACCGGTTCTTCTCCGGCAAGGTCTTCCCGGCCCGGAAAACCACACCCACTCACATGGGAAGATTCCTTCAAGGAGATATTCCGCGAGCCGTACGAAAAAAAGGAGGATGGTTCTCTTCTGACCCTCAAACTTCAAAACAGGGAACCGTTTGCTGTACAGAATTTCGACAGTTTTGTCATCGAGTTGGGGGTTCGGCTGGCCGAGGCGAAGGCGCCGTTTAAGGCGGTTTTTTTGGAGGCGACAGGGAGCGAACAATCGATCTTCAAGGCCCGGTTTTACCTCTCCGACGTTCTCGAATACAAAAAGGGGGAAATATCTCAACCGGAACTTCTCCGGCGCTTTCAGGTGGAAGTGGTGGAAACGGTCGAATCGCTCAAGACCAAGGTGAAGGCGGCCCGCAAGGAGGGGCAAAATCAGTCTGCGGAGGAGGCGCTCGTCAAATGGACGGCCTTGGAGCCGCACTCGATCTTGGCGTGGTCCCTTTTGGGCAATGTCACCAGGGACGAAAAAAAATACTTTGATGCGATTTCGGCTTACAAGAAGGTTGTCGAAATGGAGCCGAATTCCCCCTTTGCCCTCCGGAATCTGGCCGTGGCCAACGAAAGGATAGGGGCCTTTGACGATTCAATTGAATTCTACAAAAAGGCGCTTGAGGGCGATCCGCAAAATGCCCTGCTCATGCAACAGCTGGCGGATGTCTATCGGAAAGACGGGGATCATAACGGGGCGCTCGCCTGGATTGGCAAGGCCCGCGCCATCAAGGACTCGGCTGATTTGTGGATTGTCGAGGGAAATGTCCAGCGCGACATGAAAAAGCCGGCCAAGGCGAGGGAGGCCTATCTGAAGGCGCAAAAGATGAACCCCGCCGATAACCGGATTCTGTTTAATCTTTTGCTGGTCGACCTCGACACAAAGAATTTTGCGGAGGCGAAGAAGAAATATGCGGAGTTGAAGACAAAGGCGCCGGCTTTGGCGGCGGAGTTGGGGGGGGTTTATGTTTTTGAGGAATCGAATGAATAA